One part of the Mariniblastus fucicola genome encodes these proteins:
- a CDS encoding carbon storage regulator produces MLVLSRKIDDEIIIDENITVRVLKVKGNTVRIGISAPGDVSIMRGELPRREIEFQIETESDPEPEPHTEIRFQRFSPEPPSRNRLTEIAERINRVTR; encoded by the coding sequence ATGCTGGTACTTTCACGGAAAATCGACGACGAAATCATCATCGACGAAAACATCACTGTCCGCGTGCTGAAGGTCAAAGGAAACACCGTCCGCATCGGAATCTCTGCCCCTGGTGATGTGAGCATCATGCGTGGCGAACTTCCACGTCGGGAAATCGAATTTCAAATCGAAACTGAATCAGACCCGGAGCCCGAGCCGCATACTGAAATCCGTTTTCAACGCTTCTCACCAGAGCCACCTTCACGCAATCGATTGACGGAAATCGCAGAGCGAATCAATCGGGTGACTCGGTAG
- a CDS encoding esterase/lipase family protein — MCAVTFMGCLMLAGCQLNQENVIRRVAAISRLGNGPIVEVTPIKRTSPLTQIRSYVSGPQKPGERTIRLLRTYNLEQRLYSDPDQVIEWLGELVKDSPTLEEVHALAEICKLRADWLIATGDPSNATGLYAYAIVHAHQFLFDTNPNLKRNAYDPQFRSICDVYNESLAGILRISSSESTLLPGHRFRIGDDQLACEIEFQVEGRWKDQHFERFELVNDYETSGIDNQYRTYGLGVPLIAICKTEETGAREDRYYPPSLTLPLTAFCEITESGDPNVRKAVVKLYDPLETTFVNHRDVTVPLESDLTTPLAYHLNDPLLNSGLLATATLINGELADGIHGMYMMAPYDPTKIPVVMVHGIWSSPVTWAHMFNDLRAIPEIHENYQFWFYAYPTGQPFWISAQQMREDLVTIRRELDPGQDSPVLDDMILVGHSMGGLVSQLQVIDSGDQFWNELVSERPFEELGGDPETVQRLRDTFFFKANASVDRVVMIGTPNHGSSTANATTRWLGQKLFTLPAFLGTDFEKLVRENPDVLGDGELLTTNTSVDALAEDCPIFDVMNRGKRPADVKFHNIIGQVPKRGLLLASSQPGDGDGVVSVESAKSEFADSEVVVNSEHSKIHQHPSCILEVRKILTENLVEKNLIRSRKFPEIPAAWESPATESPD; from the coding sequence ATGTGCGCTGTCACATTTATGGGGTGCCTGATGCTGGCGGGCTGTCAGCTCAATCAGGAAAATGTCATTCGCCGGGTTGCGGCAATCTCACGGCTTGGAAATGGGCCGATCGTTGAAGTGACTCCGATCAAGCGAACCAGCCCGTTGACGCAGATTCGTTCCTACGTTTCGGGTCCGCAGAAACCCGGCGAGCGGACCATTCGTTTGCTGAGAACTTACAATCTTGAACAGCGACTCTATTCCGATCCGGATCAAGTGATCGAGTGGCTGGGGGAACTGGTAAAAGATTCTCCAACTCTCGAAGAGGTCCATGCGCTCGCAGAAATTTGTAAGCTGAGAGCCGACTGGTTGATCGCGACCGGCGATCCGTCAAACGCGACCGGATTGTACGCCTACGCAATTGTTCACGCTCACCAGTTTCTCTTCGACACGAATCCGAATCTGAAGCGAAATGCATACGATCCGCAGTTCAGAAGTATCTGCGACGTCTACAACGAATCGTTGGCGGGCATCCTGCGAATCAGCAGCAGCGAAAGCACTCTGTTGCCAGGACATCGCTTTCGAATCGGCGACGATCAGCTTGCTTGCGAGATCGAGTTTCAAGTCGAAGGCCGTTGGAAGGACCAGCACTTCGAACGTTTCGAACTGGTCAACGACTATGAGACGTCCGGCATCGACAACCAGTACCGAACTTATGGCTTGGGCGTTCCGTTGATCGCGATCTGCAAAACGGAAGAAACCGGAGCGCGAGAAGACAGGTATTATCCGCCATCGTTGACGCTGCCTCTGACAGCCTTCTGCGAGATTACGGAATCCGGTGACCCCAACGTTCGCAAAGCTGTCGTCAAGCTCTACGATCCGCTGGAAACGACATTCGTGAATCATCGCGATGTTACGGTCCCGCTCGAAAGCGATCTGACAACTCCATTGGCCTATCACTTGAACGACCCGTTGTTGAATTCCGGATTGTTGGCAACAGCAACGTTGATCAACGGTGAACTGGCTGACGGCATCCATGGCATGTACATGATGGCTCCATACGATCCGACAAAAATTCCTGTCGTGATGGTGCACGGAATCTGGTCCAGCCCGGTGACTTGGGCTCACATGTTCAACGACCTGCGGGCCATTCCGGAGATTCATGAAAACTATCAGTTCTGGTTTTACGCCTATCCGACGGGGCAGCCGTTCTGGATTTCAGCGCAGCAGATGCGGGAAGACCTCGTGACGATTCGGCGTGAGCTTGATCCGGGGCAGGATTCGCCAGTCCTCGACGACATGATTCTTGTTGGGCACAGCATGGGTGGACTGGTCTCTCAGTTGCAAGTCATCGACAGCGGTGATCAGTTCTGGAACGAGCTCGTGAGCGAGCGTCCATTTGAAGAACTTGGTGGTGATCCGGAAACCGTTCAGCGGCTCCGCGACACGTTCTTCTTCAAGGCCAATGCAAGCGTCGATCGCGTGGTCATGATTGGAACGCCAAACCATGGAAGTTCAACTGCGAATGCGACGACTCGTTGGTTGGGACAGAAGCTTTTTACACTGCCCGCATTTCTGGGAACTGATTTTGAGAAGCTCGTGAGGGAGAATCCTGACGTGCTGGGAGACGGGGAATTGCTGACGACCAACACTAGTGTGGACGCTCTCGCGGAAGACTGTCCAATTTTCGACGTCATGAATCGCGGCAAGCGTCCAGCCGACGTGAAGTTCCACAATATCATTGGCCAAGTTCCCAAACGTGGGTTGCTGTTGGCGTCATCGCAGCCCGGTGACGGTGATGGAGTGGTGTCGGTCGAGAGTGCAAAGAGTGAGTTCGCCGATTCCGAAGTGGTGGTCAACTCAGAGCATTCCAAAATTCATCAACATCCCAGCTGCATTCTGGAAGTCCGAAAAATTCTGACGGAAAACCTCGTCGAAAAGAACCTGATTCGCAGTCGCAAGTTTCCGGAGATCCCGGCAGCGTGGGAATCGCCAGCTACCGAGTCACCCGATTGA
- a CDS encoding DUF6690 family protein produces MFRAFILPVLLMGLIGGPMLYSHHQRHTARKQSGMQNPAGMQNPAGLQDAPWQAASYRTNAAATQPSFSQFNNQPAPTFGSSLPPTRFPQTNSLGTLQPPTGMTATQVGMSSANNGQVTPLAHATNRFSTPSMVANPVPNPAAFPAADDQAWRQTGMVPDYAKAETVVYPGDANGPDLTAQPMSFTPTTDLSSLFRFDVTEQWITSRWDRVSTSPADQGLHGMRVAVVTGTNSWDLHGSLTYYFDASHRVQRITYRGWTGDASRLIQTLQPQHQLRPQPTHWAGLYLSRRSGLLMKRPAVIDKSNPVQQLALILEINNPSGKTPLSNDFQSLLPAAMAAQ; encoded by the coding sequence ATGTTTCGAGCCTTCATATTGCCGGTGCTACTGATGGGATTGATCGGCGGGCCGATGCTGTACTCCCACCACCAGCGTCACACCGCGAGGAAGCAAAGCGGCATGCAAAACCCGGCTGGAATGCAAAACCCGGCAGGATTGCAAGACGCTCCCTGGCAAGCGGCCAGCTATCGCACCAACGCCGCCGCGACACAGCCTTCATTTTCGCAATTCAACAATCAGCCCGCACCGACGTTTGGCAGTTCGCTTCCACCGACACGTTTTCCACAAACGAACAGCCTTGGAACTTTGCAGCCGCCGACGGGGATGACGGCTACGCAAGTTGGCATGTCGTCAGCAAACAACGGGCAAGTCACTCCGCTGGCTCATGCTACAAACAGGTTTTCGACGCCGTCAATGGTCGCAAACCCGGTACCAAACCCGGCCGCTTTCCCCGCGGCAGACGATCAAGCATGGAGACAGACTGGCATGGTGCCGGACTATGCCAAAGCGGAGACCGTCGTGTATCCTGGCGATGCAAACGGGCCGGACCTGACTGCGCAACCGATGAGCTTTACGCCGACGACGGACTTGTCATCGCTGTTTCGATTTGACGTGACAGAACAGTGGATCACATCGCGTTGGGATCGCGTTTCGACGAGCCCTGCAGATCAAGGTTTGCACGGAATGCGAGTTGCCGTTGTGACCGGCACAAACTCGTGGGACTTGCACGGTTCGCTTACTTATTACTTTGACGCCAGCCATCGCGTTCAACGCATCACGTATCGCGGTTGGACAGGCGATGCATCCCGGTTAATTCAAACGCTGCAACCTCAGCATCAGCTTCGTCCTCAACCAACGCATTGGGCAGGGCTGTATCTGTCACGTCGAAGCGGTTTATTGATGAAGCGTCCGGCCGTGATCGACAAAAGCAACCCCGTTCAACAGTTGGCTTTGATTTTGGAAATCAACAATCCGTCTGGAAAGACTCCGTTGAGCAACGATTTCCAGTCTCTTTTGCCGGCGGCGATGGCAGCACAATAA
- a CDS encoding DnaA ATPase domain-containing protein: protein MSKQDPPVLPSNQRQLQVAQAITEALADQIGQTIFEMWFEGSDPIVFDGQQVQVFAPNAFSLSRLQSRFSGDVKEAVHRIAGPETSIQFSTRTSASAESLFESVAVDSDDSVETSASPVQGSDLPLEAQEDGFIEEKDPQTYFHFHQPSEARTPSPKSRPKNAKSARYVKSFWFGDENRLARAAVEQVIDYPGEFSPLLIYGSTGSGKSHLLEAVVNEFRRRLRRKRCVYLSAEKFTTEFIGSLRGGSGLPMFRRRYRDLDILAIDDIQFFSSKRATLSEFLQTVDHLARAGKQVVVSADRPPIELEGIGTDLAARLTGGLTCPLQYPSFEGRVSIIESICQQRNFTLPLEVRELIAQHMTRDVRRIIGAINRLFAVSFSLQEKVTMHLAQDVLGDLLAFSSIGASIKGIEQAVCDFCGVKPNEIRSSSRRKRVCTARMLAMYLARRHTGAAFSEIGDHFGNRKHSTAIAADKKVAGWVESSENISLPNASYPADEVIRRIESILRVG from the coding sequence TTGTCGAAGCAGGACCCACCAGTACTTCCCTCCAACCAGCGTCAGCTTCAGGTTGCCCAGGCAATCACCGAAGCGCTCGCAGATCAAATTGGACAGACGATCTTCGAAATGTGGTTCGAAGGTTCAGATCCAATCGTGTTCGATGGACAACAGGTACAGGTCTTCGCTCCCAACGCATTCAGTCTCAGTCGTCTACAGTCGCGTTTTTCTGGCGACGTCAAAGAAGCCGTTCACCGCATCGCCGGACCGGAAACGTCAATCCAATTCTCAACTCGAACTTCGGCTTCCGCAGAGTCGCTGTTTGAGAGTGTAGCCGTTGATTCAGATGACTCGGTTGAGACTTCGGCTTCTCCAGTTCAGGGTTCCGATTTGCCATTGGAAGCTCAGGAAGATGGCTTCATCGAAGAGAAGGATCCTCAAACTTACTTTCATTTTCATCAGCCTTCCGAAGCGAGGACTCCGTCGCCAAAGTCGCGTCCGAAGAATGCAAAGTCGGCTCGCTATGTAAAGTCGTTCTGGTTCGGTGACGAAAACCGTTTGGCTCGCGCTGCCGTTGAGCAAGTGATTGACTATCCGGGTGAGTTTTCGCCGCTATTGATTTATGGATCAACGGGAAGCGGAAAGTCTCATTTGTTGGAAGCCGTGGTCAACGAGTTTCGCAGACGTCTTCGCCGCAAACGTTGCGTCTATCTTTCTGCTGAGAAGTTCACGACCGAATTTATTGGTTCGCTCCGCGGAGGAAGCGGATTGCCGATGTTTCGACGACGGTATCGCGATCTGGATATTCTTGCGATCGACGACATTCAATTCTTTTCCAGCAAACGTGCGACGCTAAGCGAATTTTTACAGACGGTCGATCATCTTGCTCGTGCCGGAAAACAGGTTGTCGTTTCAGCGGATCGGCCACCGATTGAACTCGAAGGCATCGGCACCGATCTGGCTGCACGATTGACCGGCGGATTGACGTGTCCGCTGCAGTATCCAAGTTTCGAAGGTCGTGTTTCGATCATCGAAAGCATTTGCCAGCAGCGAAACTTTACACTTCCGCTGGAAGTCCGTGAGCTAATCGCCCAGCACATGACACGCGACGTCCGCCGCATCATTGGTGCGATCAATCGCCTGTTCGCGGTCTCGTTTTCGCTTCAGGAAAAAGTCACCATGCATCTGGCTCAGGATGTTCTGGGCGACTTGCTGGCGTTCTCATCGATCGGTGCTTCGATCAAGGGAATCGAACAGGCCGTTTGCGATTTCTGTGGTGTGAAACCAAACGAGATTCGATCCTCCAGCCGTCGGAAACGGGTTTGCACGGCTCGCATGCTGGCGATGTATCTTGCCAGACGCCACACCGGTGCGGCGTTCTCTGAAATTGGGGACCACTTTGGCAACCGCAAGCACAGCACAGCGATCGCAGCAGACAAGAAAGTCGCAGGCTGGGTTGAGTCGAGCGAGAATATTTCGCTGCCCAACGCCAGCTACCCGGCAGACGAAGTGATTCGACGCATCGAGTCCATTCTTCGAGTTGGCTGA
- a CDS encoding ABC transporter ATP-binding protein — protein MKPFFRAVLMSLRYKWSILGAVLCAVMISVLWSASISTILPVVQVVLQGETFHDWIDTEIENSTAAISKLESEIQRSELKISVAPISEDELHRTQLSLDINRDRLSSEQHLLRRYTESLKPFITKWAPDSPFETLSMAMGWLLVVTLLKGCFLVASAYLTARVASKTVMDLRRIYYRKALELDQQRIDRLGTSNMMTHLSHNMLMVAGGLKVFYGKCLREPLKMVTCLALAAWISLPLLLLSLIILPAGFFLVRNVSGRMKRSTENEMQGMADVFQTLIETFQKVKTVRIFNRERSERRRFRRNAQTLYHMSVRISLYDSLLKPLSELLGIISIAVAILAGAWLVLNRETSLFGIRMSETPIRPVTLLYFYALLAAASDPARKMTEVINVIVRGNTACENLFRTYDVDNRVKTPEFPVPVPKHSEAIVFDDVLFSYKPKQPVLRRISLEIPYKQTLAIVGGNGSGKSTLMNLLCRFYDPNRGHITIDGVDLKDVSPRKLRRQIAWVTQDSVLFHGTIRENILYGNPDATEKDLDDAVRTARLGDFMDSMPEGIDTMIGDNGSHLSAGQRQRVAIARAVLADPRILILDEATSQVDGQTETLIHGELESFIRGRTTIIVTHRASSLCLANRVIVMRLGRIVSDSTVEEAMESSRPFQNLFARSA, from the coding sequence ATGAAGCCATTCTTTCGCGCAGTCTTGATGTCGCTACGTTACAAGTGGTCGATCCTTGGCGCTGTGCTGTGCGCCGTCATGATCTCCGTCCTGTGGTCGGCAAGTATCTCGACCATTCTTCCAGTCGTCCAGGTCGTCCTGCAAGGCGAGACGTTTCACGACTGGATCGACACCGAAATCGAAAACTCGACCGCAGCGATTTCCAAACTCGAATCAGAGATCCAACGTTCCGAGCTGAAGATCTCGGTTGCGCCAATTTCAGAAGACGAACTTCATCGGACGCAGCTTAGCCTCGACATCAACCGCGACCGGTTGAGCTCGGAGCAACATCTGCTGCGCCGATACACCGAATCGCTCAAGCCCTTCATTACGAAGTGGGCGCCAGACAGTCCCTTCGAAACGCTTTCGATGGCCATGGGTTGGCTGTTGGTTGTGACCTTGCTCAAAGGCTGTTTTCTGGTCGCGAGCGCGTATCTGACCGCCCGGGTTGCCAGTAAAACCGTGATGGACTTGCGCCGCATCTACTATCGCAAAGCGCTGGAACTGGACCAACAACGCATCGACAGGCTGGGGACATCGAACATGATGACTCACCTGTCGCACAACATGCTGATGGTCGCCGGTGGACTGAAGGTCTTCTACGGGAAATGCCTGCGAGAGCCGCTCAAGATGGTCACCTGTCTCGCACTTGCGGCCTGGATCTCATTGCCTTTGTTGCTGCTGTCGCTGATCATTCTGCCCGCCGGATTCTTTCTGGTTCGCAATGTTTCGGGACGCATGAAGCGATCGACCGAAAACGAAATGCAGGGAATGGCGGACGTTTTCCAGACGCTCATCGAGACGTTCCAGAAAGTGAAAACAGTTCGCATTTTCAATCGCGAACGTTCCGAGCGACGAAGATTTCGAAGGAATGCCCAAACCCTATATCACATGAGTGTCCGGATTTCGCTATACGATTCGCTGCTCAAACCACTTTCCGAGTTATTGGGAATCATCTCGATTGCTGTCGCCATTTTGGCTGGTGCGTGGCTGGTCCTGAATCGTGAAACGAGCCTGTTTGGTATTCGCATGAGCGAGACTCCAATCCGGCCGGTAACTTTGTTGTACTTCTACGCCTTGCTGGCGGCTGCCAGTGATCCTGCGAGAAAGATGACAGAAGTAATCAACGTGATCGTGCGAGGCAACACGGCATGCGAAAACCTGTTCCGAACTTACGATGTCGACAATCGGGTCAAGACGCCAGAGTTTCCTGTTCCGGTTCCCAAACACAGTGAGGCCATCGTTTTTGACGACGTGCTGTTCTCGTACAAGCCAAAGCAACCCGTTTTGCGACGCATCTCGCTGGAGATTCCCTACAAGCAAACGTTGGCGATTGTGGGCGGCAACGGTTCCGGAAAATCGACGCTTATGAACTTACTTTGTCGGTTCTACGATCCCAATCGCGGTCACATCACGATTGACGGTGTTGACCTTAAAGACGTCAGTCCGCGTAAGCTTCGCCGTCAAATCGCGTGGGTGACACAAGACTCGGTTCTTTTTCACGGCACGATTCGTGAAAACATTCTTTACGGCAATCCGGACGCCACGGAAAAAGATCTCGACGACGCCGTCCGAACTGCGCGGCTGGGGGACTTCATGGATTCGATGCCTGAAGGAATCGACACAATGATCGGCGACAATGGCAGTCACCTTTCCGCCGGTCAGCGACAGCGTGTTGCGATCGCCCGAGCCGTTCTTGCCGATCCCCGAATCCTGATTCTTGATGAAGCAACCAGTCAGGTCGACGGACAGACCGAGACGCTAATCCATGGCGAGTTGGAATCTTTCATTCGCGGCCGAACAACAATCATTGTCACTCACCGGGCGTCGTCGCTGTGCCTCGCAAATCGGGTTATCGTGATGCGACTGGGGCGAATTGTGAGTGACAGCACCGTTGAAGAAGCGATGGAAAGCAGTCGTCCGTTCCAGAATCTGTTTGCCCGTTCGGCGTAG
- a CDS encoding glycosyltransferase family 4 protein → MRLFRSRKKKNSNSETKRRVLFVSHEATRTGAPKIILNVLKHFHAQCDIQCETILHSGGFLAAEFGQHGVVDCMNLPREPGEELTKRVDKFVHREKSNIPVMAVCNSMESRFVAAELARHGVPLISLVHELPSSYTHQDYTTVFDASHRIVFPVHAVREATEAFTDVPYGKGLVLSQGLLNPQFGTGISRDDAHKRIRKELGLPENAFIVLGCGTLDLRKGIDHYVNIARATVAQNQSNMPIHFVWVGEGPRWTHSPYHYIQLDLENSPARNFVHFIGEREDVEPYFMGSDAFLLTSRVDPFPCVIHEAMASSLPVITFSDSGGAPEAVGNGSGFVVPYGDHSHAGNVIRMLAAQPEVATGMRERSFDRVHTRYRFEDYADKLIDVCESIMGYEIRKPVAAPTVAPIAPPPAAMYPETIPMHPPQPPQPQPIEQYSPEQRRVA, encoded by the coding sequence ATGAGACTGTTTCGTTCGCGGAAAAAGAAAAATTCCAACTCGGAAACCAAGCGACGGGTGCTCTTCGTATCTCACGAAGCAACTCGCACCGGTGCACCGAAAATCATCCTGAACGTGTTGAAACATTTTCACGCTCAATGCGACATTCAGTGTGAAACGATCCTGCACAGCGGGGGGTTCCTGGCCGCTGAGTTCGGGCAACACGGCGTTGTCGACTGCATGAATCTGCCACGAGAGCCTGGCGAAGAACTGACGAAACGCGTGGACAAGTTCGTGCACCGCGAAAAATCAAACATCCCTGTGATGGCTGTATGCAACAGCATGGAGTCGCGGTTTGTTGCTGCAGAACTTGCGCGACACGGAGTTCCACTGATCTCGCTCGTTCACGAACTGCCTTCGTCTTACACGCACCAGGACTACACAACGGTTTTCGATGCCTCTCATCGAATCGTTTTCCCGGTACACGCCGTCCGCGAAGCCACCGAAGCGTTTACCGACGTGCCGTACGGAAAGGGCCTCGTGCTTTCGCAAGGTCTGCTGAATCCGCAATTTGGAACAGGCATCAGCCGCGATGATGCTCACAAGCGAATCCGCAAAGAGTTGGGGCTTCCCGAGAACGCATTCATCGTGCTTGGGTGTGGAACGTTGGATCTTCGCAAGGGCATCGATCACTACGTCAATATTGCACGGGCCACTGTTGCCCAAAATCAGTCAAACATGCCGATCCATTTCGTGTGGGTTGGTGAAGGGCCGCGCTGGACGCATTCGCCGTACCACTACATCCAGCTGGATCTGGAAAATTCGCCGGCTCGCAACTTCGTCCATTTCATTGGCGAACGTGAAGACGTCGAGCCATACTTCATGGGCTCGGACGCGTTCCTGCTCACGTCGCGAGTCGATCCGTTTCCATGCGTCATCCACGAGGCGATGGCGTCGAGCCTGCCAGTGATCACGTTCTCCGACTCCGGCGGTGCTCCAGAAGCCGTTGGCAACGGGTCGGGCTTTGTTGTTCCTTACGGCGATCACAGCCACGCCGGCAACGTGATTCGAATGTTGGCAGCTCAACCAGAAGTCGCAACCGGAATGCGAGAACGTTCTTTCGATCGCGTTCACACTCGCTATCGCTTCGAAGACTACGCGGATAAGTTGATCGACGTTTGCGAGTCCATCATGGGCTACGAAATTCGTAAACCAGTCGCAGCTCCAACGGTTGCTCCGATCGCCCCACCGCCGGCTGCGATGTATCCGGAAACAATCCCGATGCATCCTCCGCAACCTCCGCAACCTCAGCCGATCGAGCAATACTCTCCGGAACAACGCCGAGTAGCCTGA
- a CDS encoding glycosyltransferase, translating into MIIKSSDLETTLGSPSSTQTTRVLHLINGEHFAGAERVQDLLAMALPQFGYEAGFACVKADKFPKVRRSSSPLYELNMKNKFDLLCYRNIAKIICDENYKLIHAHTPRSLLIGSLAARATDCPLIYHVHSPAGRDSERGLKNWINTKVETWALSRVDRMICVSNSLMGYMESLGHPAVKLNVVSNGVAAIDDLPHRDAPGKNDVWTLGTMALFRPRKGVEVLLEALSILKNRGVKTHLRAVGQFETSEYESEVMNLVNRLGIADMITWTGFQTNVNEQIRKMDLFVLPSLYGEGLPMVVLESMANAVPVVASNVEGIPEAVRDNVDGLIFKPGDAKDLAAKVESMVGDSERWNSMSQSAYVRQRTCLSDISMAEGTSEVYSSLLN; encoded by the coding sequence GTGATCATAAAATCATCTGACCTTGAGACAACTCTGGGTTCGCCTTCTAGCACACAAACCACTCGCGTTCTTCATTTGATTAATGGCGAGCACTTTGCGGGTGCTGAACGAGTCCAGGATTTACTTGCGATGGCGTTGCCTCAGTTTGGCTACGAAGCCGGATTTGCGTGCGTTAAAGCGGACAAGTTTCCGAAAGTTCGGCGCTCCAGTTCCCCGCTGTACGAGCTAAACATGAAGAACAAGTTCGACCTGCTCTGTTATCGGAACATCGCGAAAATTATCTGCGACGAAAACTACAAACTGATCCATGCTCATACTCCAAGATCGCTGCTGATTGGAAGCCTTGCCGCACGAGCCACTGATTGCCCGTTGATCTATCACGTTCACAGTCCTGCGGGCCGCGACAGTGAGCGTGGCCTCAAGAATTGGATCAACACGAAAGTCGAAACATGGGCATTGAGTCGAGTCGATCGGATGATCTGCGTATCGAACTCGTTGATGGGCTATATGGAATCACTTGGCCATCCGGCGGTCAAGCTGAATGTTGTTTCCAACGGCGTGGCAGCGATCGATGATCTTCCTCATCGTGATGCACCGGGCAAGAACGACGTTTGGACATTGGGAACGATGGCCCTGTTTCGCCCTCGCAAAGGCGTCGAAGTCCTGCTCGAGGCATTGTCGATTTTGAAGAATCGTGGCGTCAAGACTCACCTCCGTGCCGTAGGTCAGTTTGAAACTTCAGAGTACGAATCTGAAGTCATGAACCTAGTCAATCGACTAGGTATTGCGGACATGATCACGTGGACCGGTTTTCAAACGAACGTCAATGAGCAAATCCGAAAGATGGATTTGTTCGTGTTGCCGTCGCTCTACGGAGAGGGGCTTCCGATGGTGGTGCTTGAGTCGATGGCGAATGCGGTGCCAGTCGTCGCGAGCAACGTCGAAGGCATTCCGGAAGCCGTACGAGACAACGTCGATGGTTTGATTTTTAAACCAGGAGACGCGAAAGATCTCGCAGCGAAGGTCGAATCGATGGTTGGTGATAGCGAGAGATGGAACTCAATGAGCCAAAGCGCGTATGTTCGTCAACGCACGTGCCTGTCTGACATCAGCATGGCTGAGGGAACGAGCGAAGTTTATAGTTCGTTGTTGAACTAA
- a CDS encoding 6-pyruvoyl trahydropterin synthase family protein, with amino-acid sequence MTSDVFEVSLEKESLVFSSAHFITFNGNVCERLHGHNYRCKCRVIGTLDENGYVIDFIALRDTLQRIVGELDHHVLLPINHPTISVEKKDAEVIARFEEKRWVFPEEDCVLLPIANTTAELLAMWIADQLIARLDAKTKATLDKVVVSVDENHGQWASAESSI; translated from the coding sequence ATGACATCAGATGTATTCGAAGTTTCTCTCGAGAAAGAAAGCCTCGTTTTTTCTTCTGCGCATTTCATCACGTTCAATGGAAATGTTTGCGAACGACTGCACGGCCACAACTACCGCTGCAAGTGCCGTGTTATCGGGACGTTGGACGAGAACGGATACGTGATCGATTTCATCGCGCTGCGAGATACTCTGCAGAGAATCGTCGGTGAACTCGATCATCACGTCCTGCTACCAATCAATCATCCAACGATTTCGGTTGAAAAAAAGGATGCCGAAGTCATTGCCCGGTTTGAAGAAAAGCGATGGGTGTTTCCCGAAGAAGACTGCGTTTTGCTTCCAATCGCAAACACAACAGCCGAGTTGTTGGCGATGTGGATCGCTGATCAGTTGATTGCCAGACTGGACGCAAAAACGAAAGCGACGCTGGACAAAGTCGTCGTTTCGGTGGACGAGAACCACGGGCAGTGGGCAAGTGCCGAGTCTTCTATTTAA
- a CDS encoding triphosphoribosyl-dephospho-CoA synthase — MSNSLSWCHGLSRGRLVELACLLEVTASKPGNVHRGADFEDVSFIDFATSAVAMGQAIDESAGKGYGQTVLAVANRTLAVAGSNTNLGINLLLSLLVQASRQAETLDVDAAKSVLNQLDGSDAADVYAAIRKMSPGGIGQTEVHDVNDSAPASLIDAMDAAKDRDVIAAQFTNGFADVFRKILPWILDGRDQFNDLVHGIVWAHVRLMATHPDSLIARKCGSAVAEQSQAMASTAIESLANGPESFFAAVANLDFWLRADGHRRNPGTTADMIAAGLFVGLYNGDIVPPFTKPPFAS; from the coding sequence ATGAGCAACTCACTGTCATGGTGCCACGGTCTGTCGCGCGGCCGATTGGTTGAGCTGGCCTGTTTGTTGGAAGTTACGGCGTCCAAGCCTGGTAACGTGCATCGCGGCGCCGATTTCGAAGACGTTTCGTTTATTGACTTTGCAACTAGCGCAGTCGCGATGGGCCAGGCGATTGATGAAAGCGCAGGCAAGGGATACGGACAAACGGTTCTTGCCGTCGCGAATCGCACTCTCGCGGTTGCCGGATCCAACACGAACCTTGGAATCAACCTGTTGCTGAGTCTGCTGGTTCAAGCCAGTCGTCAGGCAGAAACTCTTGACGTTGACGCTGCTAAAAGCGTCCTGAATCAGCTTGATGGATCAGATGCGGCCGATGTTTATGCCGCAATTCGAAAGATGAGTCCTGGTGGGATCGGACAGACGGAGGTTCATGACGTCAACGATTCGGCACCCGCGTCGCTGATAGACGCCATGGACGCGGCCAAGGATCGTGACGTGATCGCGGCTCAGTTCACCAACGGATTCGCCGACGTGTTTAGGAAAATTCTGCCCTGGATTTTGGATGGCCGCGACCAATTTAACGACCTCGTGCACGGAATTGTCTGGGCACATGTGCGTTTGATGGCCACGCATCCTGACAGCCTGATTGCTCGCAAGTGCGGCAGTGCTGTGGCTGAACAAAGCCAGGCCATGGCATCAACAGCCATCGAGTCATTGGCAAATGGACCTGAGTCTTTTTTCGCGGCGGTGGCGAACCTTGATTTCTGGCTTCGCGCCGACGGCCATCGGAGAAATCCTGGAACGACTGCGGACATGATTGCCGCGGGATTGTTTGTCGGCCTTTATAATGGCGACATTGTTCCGCCGTTTACCAAGCCGCCATTCGCATCGTGA